TTTTTTGTTCCTGCAAAGCTGCATCCCCGCAGCCCGCCTAAGCTACAAACAAATACACTAATCCGCCCGGGAATCCTCTAGCGCCTCCCCGGATGGCTGCTGCCCGCACTAGTATCTTTTCATTTTAACTTGCAGTAGAATGGGGATGCATCTAGAGGGCTAGATGCTCAGGGGGGCTAACCACAGGACTCGCATTCCGGGGCCGAGGGAGATTGAGGTGCTCTGAGGACCAGTTctctccccccgccccccagccTGGATTTTCAGGGCATCGGTTTTACGATTTACGTTCCACCAGGCCTCTGAGCCTAATCTGAAAGCGGATTAATTTAGGAGGGGTGATTATGGATGAGGAGGGGAAAACAGTTCTCAGCTGTATTCCTCCATGTCCCTCCTTGTCATTCGCAGAGACTCCAACAAAGGACGAGGCTCAGCCATGGTGGACCCGGTgcctgaagaggagaaggagggagcCGAGCCCGGAGGCTCGGAAGGGGACGGGGCCACCGCGTCTGTGCCCCCTGACGCCCAGGGCGCCCAGCAGCCCGCAGCCTCCTCTGCCTCGGCCTCCGCGGCGGTGCCGCACAAGGCAGAAGTCCCTGGGTCAGCAGAAGGAGGACGACGGGAGCAGTCCCCGATGCTGCACCTCGACCTCTTCAACTTCGACTGTCCCGAGGCTGAGGGCAGCCGCTACGTGCTGACCAGCCCCCGCTCGCTAGAGGCCTGCGCCCGCTGTGCTGTCAAGCCCGTGGAGCTACTGCCACGGGCCTTGGCTGACCTAGTGCGCGAGGCCCCTGGCCGCTCCATGCGGGTGGCCACTGGCCTGTACGAGGCGTACGAGGCGGAGCGGCGCTCCAAATTACAGCAGTGCCGGGCCGAGCGGGAGCGAATCGTACGCGAAGAGAAGCGGCGCCTCTTCACGCCGTTGGGCCCCGCGGCTGCAGCCGCCGCCGCGGCCTCAGCATCAGCCCCAGCTCAGAGCGCGGGTAGCAGCAGCAGTTGCAGCAGCACCAGCCTCCCCGCGTCACCCGCACCGCGTGCCGCCCGCAAGGCCTCTCCCAGTCCTTCCTCTGCTCGGACCCAACCTCCTCCCGCAGGTTCTCGGACAGGAAGAAAGAGCCACTCGCTGGACTCGCTGTCCCGCCGGCGTGACGGTGCTCTCAGCTCCGAGTCCGGTGCATCGTCTTCCTCCTACAGCGGGGAGAGCCTTCGAGAACTTCGCTGGCCGCCCCGGGCCTCAGCCAGGAACAGCTGCCCGGCAGGGTCAGCGTCCTCTGTCTCCAACCCTTTGGGCCGTCCTTCGGCGCTTACCCTGGTTCCACTTACAGGCCGAAGCTTCAGCCTTGGCGACCTGAGCCACTCTCCGCAGACTGCTCAGCACGTGGAGCGCATCGTACGCCAAGTGCGCGCCGAGCGAGGCCTGCGCGGGGTGCCAGAACGGGACCGGAAGATCGCTGCGCTCATGCTGGCGCGGCACCAAGAGGAGCGCCTGTTGCTGGAGCAGCGCGCCGCAGCCCACGGCCAGTGGGAGCAGCAGCGCGTGCGTGCGGAGCAGCGGCGGGAGCGGGAGGAGCGCGAGAAGCAGCGCGCCCTAGAGCAAGGCCGCCGGGCCTGGGCTGCGCAGGTGGAGGAGCGACGCGGCCGCCGGGGCCGCGAGGAGCGTGAAGCAGCTCGACGGCGACAGCAGCAGTGCGAACGCAGCGAGGAACGACGGCGGGAGCTGGCTGAGCGCCAGGGCCTACTGCGGCGGGAGCGGGTGGAGCGCTCCGCTCGGGAGGACCGGCTGCGTAAGCTGCAGCAGGAACAGAACCTGAAGCAGCGGGAAGAGGGCCTGCAGGAAGGGCGCGAGCGGGCTGAACAGGTCCGCAGGGAGCGCGCCCAGCGAGCAGCCCGCGCCAAGCAGCGGCAGGAGGGCCAGCTGCAGCGCGAGAAGCGGGAGTTGAGTCGTGCAGAGCGAGCGCGACACGAGGCGTTGTTGCGGGGTCGAGCCCGGCAGCAGCATGAAGAGCGAGAGGGCCTGCGGAGCTCCCTGGAGGCCAGCTTGGGCCGCGCGCAGGAAAACTATGAGCAATTAGTGGAACAGCGCACCCGGGAGCTGAGGGAGAGGGCCCGGAAGGAGGAATTGCAAAGCCGGCGAGCCAAGGAGGCCGCGGAACGCAAAGAGCGGGAACATCAGGCTCACCTGGAGGCCCTGGCTCGGGCCGGGGAACGACGGCTGCAGCACGCCGCGCAGGTGGCCGAAGAGGCAGTGCAGCAAAAGGCCCGGCGCGTAGGCCAGACCCGGTTGGAGAAAGAGCGGGCCCAGCGCGCTAACAAGGAGAAGGTAGAGAGAGACGAAGACTGCCGCCGGAGGGAACTGCTCCAAGCAATCGGGCGGAAGCTGGAGCGCAGCGAGCAGCTGACGCGGGAACGACGCAGTGCGCTGGAAAGTGCTCGCTCCACAGCCCGCGCCTCCTTCCACGTGCGTGAGAAGGTGCGAGAGGAAACCAACACACGCTCCTTCGACCGAATGGTGCGGGAGGCCCAACTACACGCCAGCCTCGACCGCAAATGATTGCTGCGCTGCGCTGGCCAGACTGGCACAGAGTCCCAGGGCGGAACTCCAGGGCCAGCACCATGAACTCCCCAGGCTTCTGGTCAACGAAGCAATGAAAGGACAGACATGGAACTTTTCATTCtgcactgtttttttaaaaaattacttcgtTTAGAGATGCCGTGGCACAGTCTTTGCCTACATCCACCCTTGCCAAACCTCCCTATGTCTTTTGGGTTGGAATAGAGTGTAGCTGCGTAGGAAGCTCTTCACCCCTCAAGAGCATGGAGGGGGACACCCCTTCAATCGCAGTTGCCCAAGACATCTGTCTAATACTGGTGTCTGAGAAGGCTTTCAGTTGCACCAGCTGAGGGGCATCAGGATTACCTCCATCTTTCAAAATATGGCACATTGCACAAAGCTTGGAGGCCTGCCAGAAAAGCACAGCACTTCCAAAGTGTCAGGCCATGCACAAAGTGAACCAGAAAATCATTGGTGTTTTGTATGCTTGACTATCAATCCATCCGTCACCAGAGCAAATTGTATTATTAGCTCCGATACTTTTTCAATTGAGTCCCTTAGGTTTTCCAGTTAGACAATCATCCGCAGATAATGATCAgtttgtctctttctctctcattctccCAAGTGGCACAGGAAATGGATTGGTTTGGTGATGCTGTTAAGCTTTAATGGAAATCCTGGGCCCAGGAGGTGGTGGTTTCCTCAGGCAGCACTGTCTACCCATGAAGCTCCTTGCAGGATGACTTGGGGTGGGCAGTGGTGTCTGATGCTCACCTCCCAGTGTGAAGCCCATGCCTGGCAGACAGCAGCCATGCCTTAAGCAGAGCTACCTTATGTGCCTGCCCAGGCCGTTCTTGCCTAAATCTTCAGCCCTGGATGCAGTCTCAAGGGTGGGCCCCAGAGTTTGCAGTTAGGGATTCCCTCTGTGAAGGAATCAGCTCCACCACTCTGAAGACAATTATGGTATCCTTGGCTGCTGTCCTGTGGTGGCTGAAGAGCTAGACTTGTCTCTGTGTTGAAAGTTGTGCTCACTATTGTCAGTAGAGTCTCACCCCCTCCCTTCCCAGGAAAAAGAGAGTCTCTCCCTTAAATTTCTGGTAGCTTCTCAAGTATGACTGAAAGTATTTAATTTATCTCTTGGTGCCTCACCTTTCCTAACTGCCAGATGAGGCCGTCAGAACTCCTCTTCTGGTACCTCATGGTCTCCTGGATCCAAAGCGCGGCTTCAGTATTATTTGTTGGAATCTTTGTGCCTTTCTTGACCTGGAGttgggaggcaggaggactgctgtGAGCCTAGTTTGTTTCTGGGAATATGGATTCCTGGCATTGGAAGGGGCAGTACATCATGGACAGAGGGTCTTTTAGCCTCTGGCAGGAAGTACTTGCAATACCAGGCCACACCCTGGTCCAAAAGGCTCAGTTATCACCAGGCAATTTTAACCCTCAGAGCGCTTTCCTTCCATGAAGCTGAAATTGCCCCTGCTATATCCATCCATTGACTCTGCCTTCATCAGGGAAGGTGGGAAGTAAACTACTTTTTACATTAACTCAAAGTCAGgaaataaagaaattaccaaaaaagaagaaggaatcaGGGTAGAGAACTATTACATTAGACATTTTCACGCATATTCTGCTGGGCAGAACTGACCCTAAAATGGCTGATTACATATGCACTCACTCACATGTACTTTGCCAACCCACCACCCCACCCCATTACTTGCTAACAAATACAAAAGTATCGTATTATGTGGAAGGAAACAGTGGTTAGGTGTTTCAATTGAGACGGTGATGCCAGGAAAGGAGCTGTGTGCTGAGGTTTAGTTTTTGAATGGATGAATTTTTCCCTTCAAATTTCTCCTTGTTGGTAACCAGGTTGTCAGTGAATTGTAATCATTGGTATTGTCTGTGAGTCAGAGCATTTAACTAAAAAGTTAATGTGATTCTGGTTCTTACCTTGTGGTTCTTGAGTTGCTAAAGGTTTTCTGAAACCTTCATAGAAAGTGTGGAACTTTGAAGTGGCCTCAAAACCACTTACTTTAGTGTATGTGCTTTCATATAAGGGGATaatctggttttgttttgttttgttgacaAGTTACTAATGTACATGGGTGATCCTACCTGGTTCTGAGCCCAGTTTGTTTTCTGACTTACTGAGTGACTTCAGGTAGATCACCTTTCTTTCTATGCCTTGGTTCCCTCATCTGCAAAAGGGGGATCATgattccttccctccctttcaCACAAGCACTGTGAGGATGAATCAGAATCCACATGACCTTCACAGTTTTATCACTCTAGAACTGCAGGCACAATTGCTATAAACAGTAAGGGTCATGTGACCATAATATAATTAGAGTATAATGTGCAACTGTGACCTATTACAGAAGGAATGGCCTTGGAAGGCACATTGCAGATGAtagtgtcacatgtggtgtgaagGCTCAGGCCCAAATGTCACCATGAGAGATTTGTGCCcaacacggtggtgcacacctgtaatctcagtgattcagaggctgaggcaggaggatcgaaagtttgagaccagcctcagcaacttaggccctaagaaacttagtgagaccctgtctcaaaataaaaagggctggggatgtggctcagtggttaagcacccctgggttcaattatcaGTATTAAAATGAGAGGGGGGGCGTGGAGATTTGCACTAAGAATCACCGTTAAAGACAAAAATCCCCtttgaattcttaaaaaaaaaaatccatatagcTAAATACAATTCAAGCAAAATTAGAAGCCAAACCTAGTGGCAATATGGAACGGTCTCTCCAAATTCCAGACCATTCACTAAAATATAGACCCACCTCTGTTTTCTAGGGAAATGTTCATGGTACTTTCTAAAGAGGAACAGTTTTTATAATCTGTTGGGCCTttaatttatattcttttctttgaaatgatGCCAGAGAGGAAAGATTGTTTTGTATTCTAAAATATGGCAAGAGAACATTGGAGGGGGCATGGATGGTGGGTAGGAAACAATCCCCTGATGTATATTCTACTGGGCAGTACAGGATTCTAACAAGTGTCCAGAACTGGGCAGAAAGTGCCATGCTGGAAGTTTTCTTAGTATCCAAGGGATTGTAGCCTTGAAGTGGCCACAGACCTTCACATTTACCTTGTTCAAAAAAGAGAGAATGTGAAGGAGTTGGGGGGTGGGAGGAGGAATGGAAAGGGTTGGAAGAAGCTTTAGTTTGGTTGGTTACCAGCGAAACAGGACAAAACCATTTAAGATGAAATCATTGGTGAAATTAGTCCAATGTCCTGCTCATGCAGTGACCAATGCCCATATCACAACTGGACAGGAAAATGGAAAATTCCTTGTAAGCACAGAGATCCTGGGCTTTCAACAGGGCAGTAAGGAGGATTTGCCAACAGCGAAGAGTCTGTAGGGtggtgaagataggtgaatttctTAGTCCATTTTGTGTTGCTAAAACAAGATACCCGGGGCTGGGTAATTTGTAAATAaagggtttatttagctcacggaTGTGGAGGTACCAGCATCTGGCTTCTGGTGAGGACTTGGTGGATAATGACATTCCATGGTAGAGGCTCATGAGAGAGGTCACATGGCAAGACAAGAAGCAGGAAACTGGGGAGGAGCCAGATGTGGTATTTTGGAAAGGTACATGAATGGTTCTACCTGACCCTCCCTTAACCCAGTTTGTTTTCTGACGTATTATGCAACTTTGGATAAATCACTTTCTATGCCTTGGTTTTCCCTACCTACAGAATGGGGATCATGATTCCTCCCCTCCCAGTCCATTCCTACAAGACCCAATGCATTCTGCAAGACCAGCACTAGTTCACTCATGAGGGCAGAGACCTGATGACTGATTACTTTCctttaggccccacctcttaagggCTCCTTCACCTCAGCATCATCACACTGGGGACCAAGGTTCCAACACACAAACTTTTGGGGGCAAACCTTACTCAAGCTGAAGCAATGAGGATTCAGtttggctgggtgcagtggcgcacacctgtaatcccagtggctcaggaggctgaggcaggagaatggcgagttcaaagccagcctcagcaaaaaccaggcactaagcaactcagtgagaacctgtctctcaataaaatacaaaatagggctggggatgtggctcagtggtcgagtgaccccgagttcaatccttggtacaaaaaaaagaagaagaatacaGTTAGTGTCAGGTCATTCTGTAAAGTCTGCCTCTTAACTCCTCTCCTTTAAACactgccaggcaagtgttctacatctccatctcctttctttccttttttttttttttttccctgtagtgctggagattgaacctatcacacatgctaggaagatgctctaccattgagctataccccatccctttttattttttggtactgaggtttgaactcaggggtgcttaaccacttagcAACACTCCCAGCACCCCcccttttaaacatttattttttagatgtagatgg
This region of Callospermophilus lateralis isolate mCalLat2 chromosome 3, mCalLat2.hap1, whole genome shotgun sequence genomic DNA includes:
- the Ccdc177 gene encoding coiled-coil domain-containing protein 177 → MVDPVPEEEKEGAEPGGSEGDGATASVPPDAQGAQQPAASSASASAAVPHKAEVPGSAEGGRREQSPMLHLDLFNFDCPEAEGSRYVLTSPRSLEACARCAVKPVELLPRALADLVREAPGRSMRVATGLYEAYEAERRSKLQQCRAERERIVREEKRRLFTPLGPAAAAAAAASASAPAQSAGSSSSCSSTSLPASPAPRAARKASPSPSSARTQPPPAGSRTGRKSHSLDSLSRRRDGALSSESGASSSSYSGESLRELRWPPRASARNSCPAGSASSVSNPLGRPSALTLVPLTGRSFSLGDLSHSPQTAQHVERIVRQVRAERGLRGVPERDRKIAALMLARHQEERLLLEQRAAAHGQWEQQRVRAEQRREREEREKQRALEQGRRAWAAQVEERRGRRGREEREAARRRQQQCERSEERRRELAERQGLLRRERVERSAREDRLRKLQQEQNLKQREEGLQEGRERAEQVRRERAQRAARAKQRQEGQLQREKRELSRAERARHEALLRGRARQQHEEREGLRSSLEASLGRAQENYEQLVEQRTRELRERARKEELQSRRAKEAAERKEREHQAHLEALARAGERRLQHAAQVAEEAVQQKARRVGQTRLEKERAQRANKEKVERDEDCRRRELLQAIGRKLERSEQLTRERRSALESARSTARASFHVREKVREETNTRSFDRMVREAQLHASLDRK